A window of Mucilaginibacter paludis DSM 18603 contains these coding sequences:
- a CDS encoding retropepsin-like aspartic protease: MKATLSILLLLVTLAAYNHKPSLSAAAAKKLQNLLDNKEYFKLEAQTKLYKDSLDEEKNLYYSSIIDNVFNRNIDCINDVNRLLINFSDQLPDSVKVNMRRLQSDSYFKTYQYAKAAQTDSTTLKLYSKSLSKDVIEDLKKQILIRNALKDTPRQQSIIKRNTLLSWSHNKLGLIEIPVKCSSIVYNAVFDTRANISAITKTYAKKLGLHMLNVSFDESSGETGLKFKTTEGVADSIDIGGILIKNVVFEIMPDSVLYISAAKFQLNIIIGYPVIEQFGEVHIYNNGKMTIPLIPTKGNLHNFALDGLDPIVALKKGNDTLAFHFDTGASSSLFYVSYFNKYKTDIIKSAKKKTVGFFGAGGSQKKEVYVLPQINLTLGNKTVTMNGVDVLQQKIVPNEKFYGNIGQDFTKNFIEIIYNFKYMYVNGN; encoded by the coding sequence ATGAAAGCTACTTTATCAATTTTATTGTTACTGGTAACATTAGCTGCCTATAATCATAAACCTTCACTAAGCGCTGCTGCTGCCAAAAAGCTTCAAAACTTGCTGGATAACAAAGAGTACTTTAAATTGGAAGCCCAGACAAAATTATATAAAGATAGTCTGGATGAGGAGAAGAATTTGTATTACTCATCAATTATCGATAATGTATTTAACCGTAATATCGATTGTATTAATGATGTGAACCGCCTTTTAATAAACTTCTCCGATCAGCTCCCAGATTCTGTTAAGGTCAATATGAGGCGTTTACAAAGTGATAGCTATTTCAAAACCTATCAGTACGCTAAAGCGGCGCAAACAGATAGCACTACACTAAAACTGTATTCAAAATCTTTATCTAAAGATGTTATTGAGGATCTTAAAAAGCAGATTTTAATTCGGAATGCGCTAAAAGATACTCCCCGCCAGCAATCCATCATTAAAAGAAACACCTTGTTATCATGGTCGCACAATAAACTTGGTCTGATCGAGATCCCTGTAAAATGTTCCTCCATTGTTTATAATGCCGTATTTGATACCCGGGCCAATATATCAGCGATAACGAAAACCTACGCTAAAAAGTTAGGCCTGCATATGTTGAATGTTTCTTTCGATGAAAGCAGCGGTGAAACCGGATTAAAGTTTAAAACCACTGAGGGCGTTGCCGACAGTATTGACATTGGCGGTATACTGATAAAGAATGTAGTGTTTGAAATAATGCCGGACTCGGTATTGTATATTTCAGCAGCCAAATTTCAGTTAAACATAATCATTGGTTACCCGGTGATTGAGCAATTTGGTGAAGTGCATATTTATAATAATGGCAAAATGACGATTCCGCTAATACCCACAAAAGGCAACCTGCATAATTTTGCGCTGGATGGCCTCGATCCGATCGTCGCCTTGAAAAAAGGCAATGATACGCTTGCCTTTCACTTTGATACCGGTGCCAGCTCGTCATTGTTTTATGTGTCTTATTTCAACAAATATAAAACGGACATTATAAAATCTGCCAAAAAGAAAACGGTCGGTTTTTTCGGAGCAGGTGGTTCACAAAAAAAGGAAGTATACGTTCTACCCCAAATAAACCTTACACTGGGTAACAAAACCGTAACTATGAATGGCGTTGATGTGCTCCAGCAAAAAATAGTCCCTAATGAAAAATTCTACGGCAACATAGGCCAGGATTTTACTAAAAATTTCATTGAGATCATCTATAATTTTAAATACATGTACGTTAATGGCAATTAA